One part of the Aliivibrio fischeri ATCC 7744 = JCM 18803 = DSM 507 genome encodes these proteins:
- a CDS encoding multidrug effflux MFS transporter has translation MHTPVTPQSATSMSSVSDKKIITLMVVLVLFSPLAIDIYLPALPAMAAEFHVPSTMAQDTITWFMFSMGLGQLFAGPLADRYGRRPIALTGIVIYGMSAVLAYTAQAMEMLLLARLLQGFGACATSVAAFASVRDSFGAEKGGRMISYLNGAICFIPALAPILGSYLTHHFGWRSNFSFMAGFALVGFALILTNYKETKPENTVQTGKLISPSRYWSVLKNPTFLFHASLCMLSMGVILAYVTSAPVFLMDQLGLTMNEFTYWFAINAAINIAVCFIAPKFMIKFGTKRVLLSGLTILAISGGLMLSLQHIQQAWAFMIPIFLASVGYASVLGSAAGKALAPFGDRAGTAAALLGLFQMSGAGIIVGTMQRLALPSAQLLTLMMWLLIPGLLILLTKTGQRWHSETVTQ, from the coding sequence ATGCACACGCCAGTTACACCTCAATCAGCAACATCAATGTCATCAGTCTCGGACAAAAAAATCATCACCTTAATGGTGGTATTAGTATTGTTCAGTCCATTAGCTATTGATATTTATCTTCCTGCTTTGCCAGCGATGGCGGCAGAGTTTCATGTACCATCAACAATGGCTCAAGATACGATTACTTGGTTTATGTTTAGTATGGGGCTAGGTCAGTTATTTGCGGGTCCATTGGCTGATCGCTATGGCCGTAGACCAATCGCACTAACGGGTATTGTTATTTATGGAATGAGTGCAGTGTTGGCGTATACCGCTCAAGCAATGGAAATGTTATTGCTTGCTCGATTACTACAAGGTTTTGGTGCGTGTGCAACATCCGTTGCTGCTTTTGCTTCTGTTCGTGATTCATTTGGTGCAGAGAAAGGTGGGCGTATGATCAGCTATTTAAATGGAGCGATCTGTTTTATTCCCGCTTTAGCTCCTATTTTAGGTAGTTACTTGACTCATCATTTCGGCTGGCGTTCAAATTTTAGTTTTATGGCTGGTTTTGCTTTAGTTGGTTTTGCTTTAATTCTTACTAACTACAAAGAAACAAAACCAGAAAATACAGTTCAAACAGGGAAACTTATTAGTCCATCTCGCTACTGGTCTGTATTAAAGAATCCAACCTTTTTGTTCCATGCTTCTTTATGCATGTTATCAATGGGGGTTATTTTAGCTTATGTTACTTCAGCACCTGTTTTCTTGATGGATCAATTAGGGCTGACTATGAATGAGTTTACCTATTGGTTTGCGATTAATGCAGCGATCAATATTGCAGTTTGTTTTATTGCTCCTAAGTTCATGATCAAGTTTGGAACAAAACGAGTTTTATTATCTGGCTTAACGATACTAGCTATATCTGGTGGTTTAATGTTAAGTCTGCAACATATTCAGCAAGCTTGGGCGTTTATGATCCCAATATTTTTGGCTTCTGTAGGCTATGCATCAGTGCTTGGCTCAGCAGCGGGTAAAGCGCTGGCACCATTTGGTGATAGAGCGGGAACAGCTGCTGCATTGTTAGGGTTATTTCAAATGAGTGGTGCAGGTATCATTGTTGGCACAATGCAAAGATTAGCACTCCCATCTGCACAACTCTTAACCCTAATGATGTGGCTTCTTATCCCAGGTTTGCTGATTTTATTAACTAAAACAGGTCAACGTTGGCATTCTGAAACCGTTACGCAGTAA
- the tsrA gene encoding H-NS-like global regulator TsrA: MSMSVIEMARVLEQMEESPEKLMFGKLLSELGNQSQERVRSAARQVSVPTLRDLIYQFQVVIEERKGETTKKLAEEMAKEGVSLEDFQAYLASKNK, encoded by the coding sequence ATGTCGATGTCCGTTATTGAAATGGCTCGTGTCCTAGAGCAAATGGAAGAGTCACCAGAAAAACTTATGTTTGGTAAACTACTTTCTGAACTAGGTAATCAAAGCCAAGAGCGCGTAAGAAGCGCTGCGCGACAAGTGTCTGTTCCAACATTGCGTGATCTGATTTACCAATTCCAAGTGGTAATTGAAGAGCGTAAAGGTGAAACGACAAAAAAACTGGCTGAAGAAATGGCAAAAGAAGGGGTTTCGTTAGAAGACTTCCAAGCTTATTTAGCGAGTAAGAATAAATAA
- a CDS encoding DMT family transporter, translating into MNERRALGFGVAAVLLWSTVATAFKITLEHFTPTQMLTIASAVSILALAGVAAYQKTLSQLIDTFLANPLYYILLGAINPLAYYLVLFKSYDLLPASQAQPLNYSWAITLTLMAAVFLGQKIRKQDWIACVLGYLGVIVIATKGDVLALEFDSPLGVGLALFSTLLWAGYWILNTKNKADPILGLLLGFLVALPVAIGLSIYEGAPWAQIPMSGWAAVSYVGLFEMGVTFVLWLSALRLTQNTARISNLIFASPFISLLLLANIIGEEIHPSTLIGLIMIVCGLLIQQFFGKKEERQTEQ; encoded by the coding sequence ATGAACGAACGTCGTGCTTTAGGATTTGGTGTCGCTGCGGTTCTGTTGTGGTCAACCGTTGCCACTGCTTTTAAAATCACTCTTGAGCATTTTACGCCAACCCAAATGCTAACCATTGCAAGCGCTGTTTCTATTCTGGCTCTGGCTGGTGTTGCTGCTTATCAAAAAACGTTATCGCAATTGATTGATACCTTTCTAGCTAACCCTTTGTATTACATTTTATTAGGTGCAATTAATCCTCTGGCTTACTACTTGGTTCTATTCAAATCTTATGACCTATTGCCTGCCTCTCAAGCTCAGCCTCTTAATTATAGCTGGGCAATTACCTTAACCTTAATGGCTGCGGTTTTTCTTGGGCAAAAAATACGCAAACAAGATTGGATTGCGTGTGTGTTAGGCTATTTAGGAGTAATCGTTATTGCGACTAAAGGTGATGTGCTTGCATTAGAATTTGATAGCCCTCTAGGTGTGGGCTTAGCCTTATTCTCAACATTATTGTGGGCGGGTTACTGGATTCTTAATACGAAAAATAAAGCAGACCCTATTCTTGGGCTTTTACTTGGTTTCTTAGTTGCTCTACCTGTTGCGATAGGTTTAAGTATTTATGAAGGAGCACCATGGGCTCAAATACCAATGAGTGGTTGGGCTGCGGTTTCTTACGTAGGGCTATTTGAGATGGGCGTTACCTTTGTTTTATGGTTGTCAGCATTACGATTAACACAAAATACTGCTCGAATTAGTAACCTAATTTTTGCCTCTCCATTTATCTCTTTGCTGCTATTAGCCAATATCATCGGAGAAGAAATACACCCATCAACATTAATCGGATTAATTATGATTGTGTGTGGTCTACTGATCCAACAGTTCTTTGGTAAAAAGGAAGAGCGCCAAACAGAGCAATAA
- the rmuC gene encoding DNA recombination protein RmuC — protein MEFLNQFGGHLLFGFAGASIAYAVAHVLTKSRNQQELALLEQELESEKKLAGTQLHQLTQQVEKQQQELDELDLERDKLAQEQKQSHGRLMAAMEKLRYFDAIQKEKEYLTQQLEFSRQANSNIEAELREQEARNEEERKASQEKIELLERAEERLKQQFENLANQLFEQKTKTVDEQNKVSLEGLLSPLKEQLEGFKKQVNDSFGFEAKERHTLVHEIRSLQQLNERMTQEAVNLTNALKGDNKQQGNWGEVVLSRVLKESGLREGHEYDTQVSMDDEDGKRFYPDVIVHLPDEKDVVVDSKMTLVAYERFFNSEDFNQKEHALDEHLMAIRAHLRGLSKKDYHKLNGLRSLDYVLMFIPVEPAFQVAIEADPSLISDAMEQNIIIVSPTTLLVALRTISNLWRNERQNQNAKIIAERASKLYDKMRLFVDDMEAVGGALDKANQSYQGAMNKLASGRGNLIRQAESFKELGVEVKRDINRRLIDQSFEADTMQTLGDNGLDKVD, from the coding sequence ATGGAATTTTTGAATCAGTTTGGTGGGCATTTATTGTTTGGTTTTGCAGGCGCTAGTATCGCGTATGCCGTTGCTCATGTATTAACAAAAAGTCGAAACCAGCAAGAGTTAGCTTTGTTAGAACAGGAGCTAGAATCAGAAAAAAAATTGGCAGGCACTCAACTGCACCAATTAACCCAACAAGTTGAAAAGCAGCAGCAAGAACTCGATGAACTTGATCTTGAGCGTGACAAATTAGCGCAAGAGCAAAAGCAATCTCATGGGCGCTTAATGGCGGCAATGGAAAAGCTGCGTTATTTTGATGCTATTCAAAAAGAGAAAGAATATTTAACTCAGCAGCTCGAGTTTTCTCGCCAAGCAAATTCAAATATCGAAGCCGAATTGAGAGAGCAAGAAGCACGTAATGAAGAAGAACGCAAAGCAAGCCAAGAGAAGATTGAATTACTTGAGCGAGCAGAAGAAAGGTTAAAGCAGCAATTTGAAAATTTAGCCAACCAATTGTTTGAGCAGAAAACCAAAACGGTTGATGAACAAAATAAGGTGAGCTTAGAAGGTTTGTTATCTCCATTAAAAGAGCAGCTTGAAGGGTTTAAAAAACAAGTAAACGACAGTTTTGGTTTTGAAGCTAAAGAGCGCCACACTCTGGTACATGAAATTCGTAGCTTACAACAGCTTAATGAGCGAATGACACAGGAGGCGGTAAACCTGACCAATGCTCTTAAAGGTGACAACAAACAACAAGGCAATTGGGGTGAAGTTGTTCTTTCGCGAGTGTTGAAAGAATCTGGTCTCAGAGAGGGGCATGAATACGATACTCAAGTCAGTATGGATGATGAAGATGGTAAGCGTTTTTATCCTGATGTGATTGTTCACTTACCTGACGAGAAAGACGTAGTGGTTGATTCAAAAATGACCTTAGTGGCATATGAGCGTTTTTTTAACAGTGAAGACTTTAATCAAAAAGAACATGCGCTTGATGAACACTTAATGGCGATTCGAGCTCATTTACGAGGATTAAGTAAAAAGGATTACCATAAGTTAAATGGCTTACGCAGTTTAGATTATGTCTTGATGTTTATTCCTGTAGAACCAGCGTTTCAAGTTGCGATAGAGGCTGACCCATCGCTCATCTCTGATGCGATGGAGCAGAATATTATTATCGTTAGCCCTACAACGTTATTAGTTGCGCTTAGAACCATCAGTAATTTATGGCGTAATGAGAGACAGAACCAAAACGCCAAAATCATTGCAGAACGCGCAAGTAAACTGTACGACAAAATGCGTCTTTTTGTTGATGACATGGAGGCGGTTGGTGGCGCACTTGATAAGGCAAATCAAAGTTATCAGGGAGCAATGAATAAATTGGCAAGTGGGCGTGGAAACTTAATTCGCCAAGCTGAAAGCTTTAAAGAATTGGGGGTTGAAGTGAAGAGAGACATAAATCGTCGTCTTATTGACCAATCTTTTGAAGCCGATACGATGCAAACACTTGGTGATAACGGGTTGGATAAAGTAGACTAG
- the ubiE gene encoding bifunctional demethylmenaquinone methyltransferase/2-methoxy-6-polyprenyl-1,4-benzoquinol methylase UbiE encodes MTDKMNMAEETTHFGFTTVAKEEKVAKVAEVFHSVAAKYDIMNDLMSGGVHRVWKRFTIDCSGVRPGHKVLDLAGGTGDLTAKFSRIVGEKGQVILADINNSMLNVGRDKLRDMGIVGNVNYVQANAEELPFPDDHFDCITISFGLRNVTDKDKALRSMFRVLKPGGRLLVLEFSKPILEPLSKIYDAYSFHLLPKMGEIIANDADSYRYLAESIRMHPDQETLKGMMEDAGFEQANYYNLTGGIVALHRGYKF; translated from the coding sequence ATGACGGACAAGATGAACATGGCTGAAGAAACAACACACTTCGGCTTCACTACAGTCGCTAAAGAAGAAAAAGTAGCGAAAGTTGCAGAGGTGTTTCACTCTGTAGCAGCAAAATACGACATCATGAATGACCTTATGTCTGGTGGTGTTCACCGTGTTTGGAAACGATTCACGATTGATTGTAGTGGCGTACGTCCAGGTCATAAAGTACTTGATTTAGCTGGTGGTACTGGCGATTTAACGGCTAAGTTTTCACGTATTGTGGGTGAGAAAGGCCAAGTTATTCTTGCTGATATTAATAACTCAATGCTAAACGTTGGTCGTGACAAACTACGAGATATGGGCATCGTAGGTAATGTAAATTACGTACAAGCAAATGCAGAAGAGCTACCTTTCCCTGATGACCATTTTGATTGTATTACCATTAGTTTTGGTCTTCGTAACGTTACGGATAAAGATAAAGCACTGCGTTCTATGTTCCGTGTTCTTAAGCCGGGCGGCCGTTTATTAGTGCTAGAGTTTTCAAAACCAATTCTTGAGCCGTTATCAAAAATTTACGATGCGTACTCCTTCCACCTATTACCGAAAATGGGTGAAATCATCGCAAATGATGCAGACAGCTATCGCTACCTTGCTGAATCTATTCGCATGCACCCAGATCAAGAAACACTGAAAGGCATGATGGAAGACGCAGGATTTGAACAAGCAAATTACTACAACTTAACAGGTGGTATCGTTGCTCTACATCGTGGTTACAAGTTTTAA
- a CDS encoding ubiquinone biosynthesis accessory factor UbiJ translates to MPLEPFVTGVMETGLNTLLKESPESKAALHRLKEKIIHVHLNEVNKDLFFVFSHLQVDILSRFEGSVDCYLALNLSVLPQLRDQNNITQLIKQDKLVLEGDLKLAQQFSALLEELKPDVEEKLSQYTGDIVAHTLVSGVKGGACWVKKQITRQTRHAAEVLTEEWKMAPAPLEIAHFCDQVTDVETQLAELDARLSRLIQKTGLEPA, encoded by the coding sequence ATGCCATTAGAACCATTCGTAACAGGCGTGATGGAGACAGGGTTAAATACTCTGTTAAAAGAATCTCCAGAAAGCAAAGCGGCACTGCATCGTTTAAAAGAAAAGATCATTCATGTTCATTTGAATGAAGTGAACAAAGATCTTTTCTTTGTATTTAGTCACCTACAAGTTGATATTCTTTCTCGATTCGAAGGTTCAGTTGATTGTTACTTAGCTTTAAATCTTTCTGTTTTGCCACAACTGCGTGATCAAAATAATATCACTCAACTTATCAAACAAGATAAGTTGGTATTGGAAGGCGATTTAAAACTTGCTCAGCAATTTTCTGCATTACTTGAAGAATTAAAACCAGATGTTGAAGAGAAATTATCTCAATATACTGGTGATATTGTTGCACATACTTTAGTTAGTGGAGTAAAAGGTGGAGCCTGCTGGGTGAAAAAACAGATCACTCGTCAAACTCGCCATGCAGCAGAAGTACTTACTGAAGAGTGGAAAATGGCACCGGCACCATTAGAAATTGCCCACTTTTGCGATCAAGTAACCGATGTTGAGACTCAACTTGCAGAGCTTGATGCTCGGTTATCTCGTCTAATACAAAAAACAGGGTTAGAACCAGCATGA
- the ubiB gene encoding ubiquinone biosynthesis regulatory protein kinase UbiB, whose translation MTPSELKRLYHITKVQLEYGLDELLPEHALTQLPKRLRKGLFWIKNKYPEKPLGERLRLALQELGPVWIKFGQMMSTRRDLFPPHLADQLALLQDQVAPFDGQLAKEQMEIELGGPLENWFTDFDIKPLASASIAQIHTAKLKDSGREIVLKVIRPDIRPVIESDIRLMYRMAKLVEQHIPEARRLKPVEVIEEYEKTLLDELDLRREASNAMQLRRNFEGSEELYVPEVILDLSSEHLMVSERIYGIQVSDIEQLEKNGTNMKLLAERGVSVFFTQVFRDSFFHADMHPGNVFVNPDNPENPQWIGLDCGIVGTLNKEDKRYLAENLLGFFNSDYHKVAQLHVDSGWVPADTNVEEFEFAIRMVCEPIFAKPLGEISFGHVLLNLFNTARRFNMEVQPQLVLLQKTLLYVEGLGRQLYPQLDLWATAKPFLETWMAKQVGPAAFVTALSEKAPFWAEKLPELPDLVYDSLRQGKVLNQRMDKLYAGYRQSKRQQAKGQFLFNVGATLLICSAVLLTSNITVLASISAATGAAFWLFSWRAYRR comes from the coding sequence ATGACGCCATCTGAGTTAAAGCGCTTATATCACATCACTAAGGTTCAACTTGAGTATGGGTTAGATGAGCTGTTACCTGAACATGCGTTAACTCAATTGCCAAAGCGATTACGTAAAGGTTTATTCTGGATTAAAAATAAATACCCTGAAAAACCACTTGGTGAACGCTTACGTCTAGCATTGCAAGAGCTCGGTCCTGTTTGGATTAAGTTCGGTCAAATGATGTCGACCCGTCGAGATCTTTTTCCTCCTCATTTAGCTGACCAATTAGCGCTACTTCAAGACCAAGTTGCCCCATTTGATGGTCAGTTAGCGAAAGAGCAAATGGAAATTGAATTAGGTGGACCATTAGAGAATTGGTTTACTGATTTTGATATTAAGCCGTTGGCTTCAGCTTCCATTGCTCAGATACACACCGCAAAGTTAAAAGATTCAGGTAGAGAAATTGTTCTTAAAGTGATTCGTCCTGACATTCGTCCTGTCATCGAATCTGACATTCGCTTAATGTACCGTATGGCGAAGTTGGTAGAGCAACATATTCCTGAAGCGCGTCGTTTAAAACCTGTAGAAGTCATTGAAGAGTACGAAAAAACCTTACTTGATGAGCTAGACTTAAGAAGAGAAGCCAGTAATGCAATGCAGCTGCGCAGAAACTTTGAAGGTAGCGAAGAACTTTATGTACCTGAAGTCATTTTAGATTTAAGCTCTGAGCATCTTATGGTGTCAGAGCGCATTTACGGTATTCAAGTATCAGACATTGAGCAGCTTGAAAAAAACGGCACCAATATGAAGTTATTGGCTGAACGTGGTGTCTCTGTTTTCTTTACTCAGGTGTTTCGAGATAGCTTCTTTCATGCTGATATGCACCCAGGAAACGTATTTGTAAATCCAGATAATCCAGAAAATCCACAATGGATCGGATTAGACTGTGGTATTGTGGGAACACTCAATAAGGAAGATAAACGCTATTTAGCAGAAAACTTATTGGGTTTCTTTAATAGTGACTACCATAAAGTTGCACAATTACATGTTGATTCTGGTTGGGTTCCGGCAGACACTAATGTTGAAGAGTTCGAATTTGCTATTCGAATGGTATGTGAACCCATTTTTGCGAAACCATTAGGAGAAATTTCTTTTGGTCATGTGCTGTTGAACTTATTTAATACAGCACGTCGGTTCAATATGGAAGTGCAACCACAGTTAGTCTTATTGCAAAAAACATTGTTGTACGTAGAAGGATTAGGCAGACAGCTTTATCCGCAATTAGATCTATGGGCAACCGCCAAACCGTTTTTAGAAACGTGGATGGCAAAACAGGTAGGACCGGCAGCCTTTGTGACTGCTTTGAGTGAGAAAGCGCCATTCTGGGCTGAAAAATTACCCGAACTGCCAGATTTAGTTTATGACAGTTTGCGCCAGGGCAAAGTTCTTAATCAACGAATGGATAAACTTTACGCAGGTTACCGTCAAAGTAAGCGCCAACAAGCAAAAGGACAATTCCTATTTAATGTTGGAGCCACACTTCTGATTTGTTCTGCGGTGTTATTAACCAGTAACATTACTGTGTTAGCATCAATTAGTGCTGCTACAGGAGCTGCGTTTTGGCTATTTAGCTGGCGAGCATATCGTCGTTAA
- the tatA gene encoding Sec-independent protein translocase subunit TatA — MGGISIWQLLIIAVIIVLLFGTKKLRGVGSDLGSAVKGFKKAISEDEPAKDAKKDADFVPQNLEKKEAETVEKQKQNDKEQA, encoded by the coding sequence ATGGGTGGTATTAGTATTTGGCAACTTCTTATTATTGCAGTAATTATCGTTCTGTTATTTGGTACGAAAAAATTACGTGGTGTAGGTAGTGATTTGGGTTCTGCAGTTAAAGGCTTTAAAAAAGCGATAAGTGAAGATGAGCCAGCAAAAGATGCGAAAAAAGACGCTGATTTTGTACCTCAAAACTTAGAGAAAAAAGAAGCTGAAACAGTAGAAAAACAAAAGCAAAACGACAAAGAGCAGGCATAA
- the tatB gene encoding Sec-independent protein translocase protein TatB translates to MFDIGFWELILISVVGLVVLGPERLPKAIRSVAQFIGAAKSMANNVKDELSQELKIQELQENLRKAEQMNMDDLSPDLKKSVEELKQAAADVTRPYAKPEEEKVETPSADSSSSSASDSTSKTKAE, encoded by the coding sequence GTGTTTGATATCGGTTTTTGGGAACTGATACTGATCTCTGTTGTTGGACTAGTTGTATTAGGACCGGAACGTTTACCAAAAGCGATCCGCTCTGTTGCGCAGTTCATTGGAGCAGCAAAAAGCATGGCGAATAACGTCAAAGATGAGCTGTCACAAGAATTGAAGATACAAGAACTTCAAGAGAATTTGCGCAAAGCAGAACAGATGAATATGGATGACTTATCGCCTGATCTTAAAAAGTCAGTAGAAGAGTTAAAGCAAGCGGCAGCAGATGTCACTCGTCCATATGCAAAACCAGAAGAAGAAAAAGTAGAGACGCCAAGTGCTGATTCGAGTTCTTCTTCGGCATCTGACTCAACTTCTAAAACGAAAGCAGAGTAA
- the tatC gene encoding Sec-independent protein translocase subunit TatC, whose amino-acid sequence MSSVESSQPLLAHLLELRNRLLKAIIAVIVVFLGLVWFANDIYEFLSAPLVERLPEGATMIATDVASPFFTPIKLTLVASIFVAVPVILYQVWAFVAPGLYKHEKRLIMPLLFSSSLLFYAGVSFAYFVVFPLVFGFFTTIAPEGVQVATDIASYLDFVLALFLAFGIAFEVPVAIILLCWTGATDPDTLRQKRPYIIVGAFVVGMMLTPPDIISQTLLAVPMCILFEIGLFFSRFYVRENNEDDLEQDEA is encoded by the coding sequence ATGTCATCAGTTGAATCCTCTCAGCCGTTGTTAGCGCACTTACTAGAGCTAAGAAATCGTCTATTAAAAGCAATCATTGCAGTTATTGTCGTATTTTTAGGCTTAGTTTGGTTTGCTAATGACATTTATGAGTTTTTATCAGCACCTTTGGTAGAAAGACTGCCAGAGGGTGCAACTATGATAGCAACTGATGTCGCGTCACCATTTTTCACGCCCATAAAGCTGACTTTGGTGGCATCGATATTTGTCGCTGTTCCAGTAATTCTTTATCAAGTATGGGCATTTGTGGCTCCTGGACTGTATAAGCATGAGAAAAGACTCATCATGCCGTTATTGTTCTCTAGCTCTTTGCTATTTTATGCTGGTGTATCATTTGCGTATTTCGTTGTATTTCCTTTGGTATTTGGTTTCTTTACAACCATTGCACCAGAAGGGGTTCAAGTAGCAACTGATATCGCCAGTTATCTTGATTTTGTTTTAGCTTTATTCTTGGCTTTTGGTATTGCATTTGAAGTACCTGTTGCCATCATTTTGCTATGCTGGACAGGTGCTACAGACCCAGATACGTTAAGACAAAAGCGTCCATACATTATTGTAGGTGCCTTTGTTGTAGGTATGATGTTGACACCACCAGACATTATTTCTCAGACGTTGCTGGCAGTACCTATGTGTATTTTGTTTGAGATCGGTTTATTCTTTTCACGTTTTTATGTGAGAGAGAATAACGAAGATGATTTGGAACAAGATGAAGCATAA
- a CDS encoding IS3 family transposase (programmed frameshift): protein MKIKSQRKFSNEFKRNAVQQSLDSPDTVKSVAISIGIAPQLLVKWRSQMTSKKHTVAPIPNKGPEKSLKELEREVVELKKRLADAELENDNLKKGDGLLRKTKRIRFEFISKYSSPVRPVVKLCRYLDVSTSGYYKWLNREPTLRDRYNAELKCFLKDESERQHCVPGYRKLYEAAISYGFICNKKRIQRLLQSLGYRSRASKKRHGCAPKQKLGFPAFNLLDRKFSVSQPNRVWTSDITQVRCSEGWQYLCVVLDLYSRKVISWSTSRINNAELVVRSLKKAWERRRPDGSQLMFHSDQGVQYTSEMTMRWLYKRGITISMSRKGNCWDNACSESFFAQYKKEWISCLGQLSREEMTMQSRLYIDGYYNPIRRHGTLGGKSPIDFELSN from the exons ATGAAAATCAAATCACAACGAAAGTTTTCTAATGAGTTCAAAAGAAACGCAGTTCAACAGTCATTAGACTCTCCAGATACAGTAAAATCAGTGGCGATCTCTATTGGGATCGCTCCTCAGCTATTGGTAAAATGGAGAAGCCAGATGACATCTAAAAAACACACAGTAGCGCCCATTCCTAATAAAGGCCCTGAAAAATCGCTAAAAGAACTAGAGCGTGAGGTTGTCGAACTTAAAAAACGCTTAGCAGATGCGGAGTTGGAGAACGATA ATCTTAAAAAAGGCGACGGCCTACTTCGAAAGACGAAGAGAATAAGATTTGAGTTTATTTCCAAGTACTCAAGCCCAGTAAGGCCGGTAGTAAAACTTTGTCGCTATCTTGATGTGTCCACTTCAGGGTATTATAAGTGGTTAAATAGAGAGCCTACGCTTCGCGATAGATATAACGCTGAATTGAAGTGTTTTTTAAAAGACGAAAGCGAACGTCAACACTGTGTCCCTGGCTATAGAAAACTCTATGAAGCCGCTATCTCTTATGGTTTTATTTGTAATAAGAAACGGATCCAACGTCTGCTTCAAAGTCTTGGTTATCGTTCCAGAGCGAGTAAGAAGAGGCATGGGTGTGCGCCTAAGCAGAAATTAGGCTTTCCAGCTTTTAATTTACTGGACCGAAAGTTTTCAGTATCACAGCCAAACAGGGTTTGGACTTCAGACATTACTCAGGTCCGATGTAGTGAGGGTTGGCAGTACTTATGTGTTGTATTAGACCTTTACTCAAGAAAGGTCATCAGTTGGTCGACGAGTAGGATTAACAACGCAGAGCTTGTAGTTCGTAGTTTAAAGAAGGCTTGGGAAAGACGTAGACCTGATGGTAGTCAATTGATGTTTCATTCAGACCAAGGAGTTCAGTATACGTCAGAGATGACGATGCGTTGGTTGTACAAGAGAGGAATAACAATCAGTATGTCCCGTAAAGGAAACTGTTGGGATAATGCTTGTTCAGAGAGTTTCTTTGCTCAGTATAAAAAGGAATGGATAAGCTGTTTAGGGCAACTATCAAGAGAAGAGATGACAATGCAAAGTCGACTTTATATCGATGGCTATTATAATCCGATAAGAAGGCATGGGACTCTAGGAGGAAAGAGCCCCATAGATTTTGAGTTAAGTAACTAA
- a CDS encoding TatD family hydrolase — MIDTHAHIYAKEFDEDRDAVVQRALEQGISKILLPNIDLESIKPMLKTEAAYPDVCHSMMGLHPCYVNADVKESLAIIHSWFEKHNFIAVGEIGIDLYWDKTFKAEQEMAFITQLNWAKEMKLPVVIHTRDSIEETLSLLKQEQDGSLSGVFHCFGGSVDEAKAINDLGFHLGLGGVSTFKNGGMDKIIPHLDMDYVILETDCPYLAPVPHRGKRNEPAYTQLIGQRVADLREMSLADVDAITTANAMKLFGI; from the coding sequence ATGATAGATACTCACGCTCATATTTATGCAAAAGAATTTGATGAAGATAGAGATGCTGTTGTTCAGCGCGCACTAGAACAAGGTATTAGCAAAATTCTACTACCTAACATCGATTTAGAATCTATCAAACCAATGCTCAAAACCGAAGCAGCTTATCCTGATGTTTGTCATTCAATGATGGGATTACACCCTTGTTATGTGAACGCTGATGTAAAAGAGAGCTTAGCAATCATTCACTCATGGTTTGAAAAGCATAATTTCATTGCGGTAGGTGAAATAGGTATTGACCTATACTGGGACAAAACCTTTAAAGCAGAACAAGAGATGGCATTTATTACCCAATTAAATTGGGCAAAAGAGATGAAACTACCAGTAGTAATCCACACTCGTGACTCTATTGAAGAAACATTAAGTCTATTAAAACAAGAGCAAGACGGTTCATTATCAGGTGTTTTCCACTGCTTTGGTGGCTCAGTTGATGAAGCAAAAGCCATTAATGATTTAGGATTCCACTTAGGCCTTGGTGGCGTGTCTACTTTTAAGAATGGTGGGATGGATAAGATTATTCCTCACCTCGATATGGATTATGTAATCCTAGAAACCGATTGTCCTTATTTAGCACCGGTACCACATCGTGGTAAGCGTAATGAGCCTGCGTATACACAGTTAATTGGTCAGCGTGTAGCGGATTTACGTGAAATGAGTTTGGCTGATGTGGATGCGATTACGACGGCGAATGCGATGAAGTTATTTGGGATTTAA